Proteins found in one Hevea brasiliensis isolate MT/VB/25A 57/8 chromosome 18, ASM3005281v1, whole genome shotgun sequence genomic segment:
- the LOC110656416 gene encoding glutaredoxin-C9-like, with translation MQVAKKSAEIRMASSVAINSEHTKSKAVNQQQPDNPYMIVRTLASNNAVVLFSMSGCCMCTVAKCLLFGLGVGPTIVELDHHSTGPDIQTVLFQLAKEGQQPVPAVFVGGEFLGGIETLMACHINGTLVPLLKDAGALWL, from the coding sequence atgcagGTGGCAAAGAAATCTGCGGAAATTCGAATGGCGAGCAGTGTAGCTATCAACAGCGAGCATACAAAGTCAAAAGCAGTGAACCAGCAGCAGCCGGACAACCCCTACATGATCGTGAGGACTCTGGCTTCAAACAACGCGGTGGTGTTGTTCAGTATGAGCGGGTGCTGCATGTGCACTGTGGCAAAGTGTCTCCTTTTTGGCCTCGGCGTTGGCCCCACCATCGTGGAGCTGGACCACCACTCCACCGGGCCTGACATCCAGACCGTCCTCTTCCAGCTTGCAAAGGAGGGGCAACAGCCAGTCCCCGCCGTGTTTGTTGGTGGCGAGTTTCTGGGTGGCATTGAAACGCTCATGGCTTGTCATATCAACGGCACATTGGTGCCCCTTCTCAAGGATGCTGGTGCTCTTTGGCTTTAG